In the genome of Notamacropus eugenii isolate mMacEug1 chromosome 5, mMacEug1.pri_v2, whole genome shotgun sequence, one region contains:
- the RPL18 gene encoding large ribosomal subunit protein eL18 — MGVDIRHHKDRKVRRKEPKSQDIYLRLLVKLYRFLARRTNSNFNKVVLKRLFMSRTNRPPLSLSRMIRKMKLPGRENKTAVVVGTVTDDVRIQDVPKLKVCALRVTSNARNRILKAGGKILTFDQLAMSSPKGRGTVLLSGPRKGREVYRHFGKAPGTPHSHTKPYVRSKGRKFERARGRRASRGYKN, encoded by the exons ATG GGAGTGGACATCCGCCACCACAAGGACCGGAAAGTCCGGCGCAAGGAGCCCAAGAGCCAGGACATCTACCTGCGGCTGCTGGTGAAG CTGTACCGCTTCCTGGCCCGCAGAACCAACTCCAATTTCAACAAGGTTGTCCTGAAAAGACTGTTCATGAGCCGGACCAACCGGCCCCCCCTGTCCCTGTCGCGCATG ATCAGGAAAATGAAGCTGCCTGGCCGGGAGAACAAGACAGCTGTGGTTGTCGGGACTGTGACAGATGATGTGAGGATTCAGGATGTCCCCAAGCTCAAG GTGTGTGCCCTTCGTGTTACTAGCAATGCCCGGAATCGCATCCTCAAAGCTGGTGGGAAAATCCTTACCTTTGACCAGTTGGCCATGAGCTCACCCAAGGGCCGGGGCACTGTCCTGCTGTCTG GTCCCCGGAAGGGCCGAGAGGTATACAGGCATTTTGGGAAGGCTCCAGGTACTCCCCACAGCCACACCAA ACCGTATGTCCGATCCAAGGGCCGAAAGTTCGAGCGTGCCAGGGGCCGCCGTGCCAGCCGAGGCTACAAAAACTAA